A genomic window from Synechococcus sp. CBW1107 includes:
- a CDS encoding 3-isopropylmalate dehydratase small subunit 2 encodes MTDSPFPFGPIPAVEGRVVVLSGDDIDTDRIIPARYLKCVTFEGLAEGAFADDRLELEGSHPFDRPEHQGATILVVNRNFGCGSSREHAPQALMRWGIRAVVGESFAEIFFGNCLALGIPCLSGDHATILALQQQALAEPSAGFQLDLATAEILGPAAAGLEESAQRWSLELDAGPRQMLLSGQWNATGQLLSHEEELSRTAARLPYLDSFAAVA; translated from the coding sequence GTGACTGACTCCCCCTTCCCCTTCGGCCCGATTCCCGCTGTTGAGGGCCGTGTCGTCGTCCTCAGCGGCGATGACATCGACACCGACCGGATCATTCCGGCCCGTTACCTCAAGTGCGTCACCTTCGAGGGGCTTGCCGAGGGGGCCTTCGCCGATGACCGCCTTGAGCTGGAGGGCTCCCACCCCTTCGACCGCCCGGAGCATCAGGGGGCCACGATTCTGGTGGTGAACCGCAACTTCGGTTGCGGCTCCAGCCGGGAGCATGCTCCCCAGGCCCTGATGCGCTGGGGCATCCGCGCGGTGGTGGGCGAGAGTTTTGCCGAGATTTTCTTCGGCAACTGCCTGGCTCTGGGGATCCCCTGCCTCAGCGGTGATCACGCCACGATCCTGGCGCTGCAGCAGCAGGCCCTTGCCGAGCCCTCCGCCGGATTTCAGCTGGATCTGGCCACGGCGGAGATTCTTGGTCCGGCCGCTGCCGGCTTGGAGGAGTCGGCGCAGCGCTGGAGCCTGGAGCTGGACGCGGGCCCTCGGCAGATGTTGCTCAGCGGCCAGTGGAATGCCACGGGCCAGCTGCTGTCCCACGAGGAGGAACTGAGCCGGACGGCGGCACGCTTGCCCTATCTGGACAGCTTCGCCGCCGTGGCCTGA
- the leuC gene encoding 3-isopropylmalate dehydratase large subunit: protein MSAGTLYDKVWDRHRVAELPGGSTQLFIGLHLIHEVTSPQAFAALKELGLGVRHPERTVATVDHIVPTTSQARPFADSLAEEMLSTLERNCTEHGITLHGLGSGRQGIVHVIAPELGLSQPGMTVACGDSHTSTHGAFGAIAFGIGTSQVRDVLASQSLAMSKLKVRRIVVEGSLQPGVFAKDLILHVIRSLGVKGGVGYAYEFAGSCIEALSMEERMTLCNMAIEGGARCGYVNPDATTFAYIKGRPFAPEGVAWERAVSWWRTLASEPDAVYDDEVRFDATTIAPTVTWGITPGQGIGVDETVPTLEQMPAEERPIAEEAYRYMDLAPGAPIRGLPVDVCFIGSCTNGRLSDLRSAAAVARGRQVAPGIKAFVVPGSEQVAAQARSEGLDRLFQEAGFEWREPGCSMCLAMNPDRLEGRQISASSSNRNFKGRQGSASGRTLLMSPAMVAAAAVTGRVSDVRELLENPSAFAAVSADPRPLAVSPSLLP, encoded by the coding sequence GTGAGCGCCGGCACGCTGTACGACAAGGTCTGGGACAGGCACCGTGTGGCCGAGCTGCCTGGAGGCTCCACCCAGCTGTTCATCGGCCTGCACCTGATCCATGAGGTGACCAGCCCCCAGGCCTTCGCAGCCCTGAAGGAGCTGGGTCTGGGTGTGCGCCACCCCGAGCGGACCGTGGCCACGGTCGATCACATCGTGCCCACCACGTCCCAGGCCCGTCCCTTCGCCGATTCCCTCGCCGAGGAGATGCTCTCCACCCTGGAGCGCAACTGCACGGAGCACGGCATCACCCTGCATGGCCTCGGCAGTGGCCGCCAGGGGATCGTCCATGTCATCGCCCCGGAGCTGGGCCTCAGCCAGCCGGGCATGACGGTCGCCTGCGGGGATTCCCACACCTCCACCCACGGGGCCTTCGGGGCGATCGCCTTCGGCATCGGCACCAGCCAGGTGCGCGATGTGCTCGCCAGCCAGAGCCTGGCGATGAGCAAGCTCAAGGTGCGGCGGATCGTGGTGGAGGGCAGCCTCCAGCCGGGCGTGTTCGCCAAGGACCTGATCCTCCACGTGATCCGCAGCCTGGGGGTGAAGGGCGGCGTGGGTTACGCCTACGAATTCGCCGGATCCTGCATCGAGGCCCTCTCGATGGAGGAGCGGATGACCCTGTGCAACATGGCGATCGAGGGGGGTGCCCGCTGCGGCTACGTCAACCCTGATGCCACCACCTTCGCCTACATCAAGGGCCGGCCCTTCGCGCCCGAGGGGGTGGCCTGGGAGCGGGCCGTGAGCTGGTGGAGAACCCTTGCCAGCGAGCCCGACGCCGTGTACGACGACGAGGTGCGCTTCGATGCCACCACGATCGCACCCACGGTCACCTGGGGGATCACCCCGGGGCAGGGGATCGGGGTCGATGAGACGGTGCCCACCCTTGAGCAGATGCCTGCGGAGGAGCGCCCGATCGCCGAGGAGGCCTATCGCTACATGGATCTGGCTCCTGGAGCACCGATCCGCGGCCTGCCGGTGGATGTCTGCTTCATCGGCAGCTGCACCAATGGCCGTCTCAGTGACCTGCGGTCAGCGGCTGCGGTGGCCCGGGGCCGACAGGTGGCTCCAGGCATCAAGGCCTTCGTGGTGCCCGGATCCGAGCAGGTGGCGGCCCAGGCCCGGTCGGAGGGGCTCGACCGGCTGTTCCAGGAGGCGGGCTTCGAATGGCGTGAACCCGGCTGTTCGATGTGCCTGGCGATGAATCCGGACCGTCTGGAGGGCCGCCAGATCAGTGCCAGTTCCAGCAACCGCAATTTCAAGGGTCGGCAGGGTTCCGCCTCTGGCCGCACTCTGCTGATGAGCCCGGCGATGGTGGCCGCGGCCGCCGTGACCGGCCGGGTGAGTGATGTGCGCGAGCTGCTGGAGAATCCCTCCGCTTTCGCCGCCGTTTCTGCCGACCCCAGGCCGCTGGCGGTGTCCCCTTCCCTGCTGCCGTGA
- a CDS encoding sodium:proton antiporter produces the protein MSTPSIDLAQHILLQFGIILAVGSASAVFAQKLRVPDVVVFLFIGTLLGPEMLGLLDIKVDSTLNQVLLIFGSCYILFDGGASLRLPVLKEVWITILSLATFGVLITAAVTAVAAFYFLGIPWIQALLLATAIASTDPATLVPVFRQVRIRDRVAQTVMSESALNDATGAILTFAVLGVAMGQGQFSLSESLLGLLHQSFFGLVAGLLLGYLASTLIAHETFGFLKDYSPVVSLMAVIGAYLSASGLHASGFMAVFVFGFMVGNKDAFGFAMKEGEQQKLDDFVTTTALIMRMFIFFLLGSQVDFGLITQYLIGGVGVVVVFMLVARPLTVFLCALPDRRARWSLKELLFMCWTRETGVIPGALAGLLLGIGAPGAKLIASVTFIAILMTILIQATTTRWLASRLGLLEDSLPLPLPQG, from the coding sequence ATGTCGACACCATCCATTGATCTGGCCCAGCATATCCTGCTTCAGTTCGGAATCATTCTGGCCGTAGGTTCTGCCAGCGCGGTATTCGCGCAGAAGTTGAGAGTGCCGGATGTTGTTGTCTTCCTTTTCATCGGAACGTTGCTTGGCCCAGAAATGCTCGGCCTTCTCGATATCAAGGTGGATTCGACGCTCAATCAGGTGTTGTTGATCTTCGGTTCCTGTTACATCCTTTTTGACGGCGGTGCGTCACTGCGCCTGCCTGTGCTCAAGGAGGTCTGGATCACAATTCTGAGCCTCGCCACGTTTGGTGTTCTCATCACTGCGGCCGTCACGGCTGTGGCGGCATTTTATTTCCTTGGTATTCCCTGGATTCAGGCCCTTCTCCTGGCCACGGCCATAGCCTCCACCGATCCAGCCACGCTGGTTCCAGTGTTCCGTCAGGTGAGAATCAGGGATCGTGTCGCCCAGACCGTGATGTCCGAGTCGGCCCTCAACGATGCCACCGGAGCCATCCTCACTTTCGCCGTTCTTGGTGTGGCGATGGGGCAAGGGCAGTTTTCTCTGTCCGAATCTCTGCTTGGACTGCTGCATCAGTCATTTTTCGGTCTGGTCGCCGGCCTTCTTCTCGGATATCTTGCCTCCACACTGATTGCCCATGAAACGTTCGGATTCCTGAAGGACTATTCACCAGTCGTTTCCCTCATGGCGGTGATCGGGGCCTACCTCAGTGCGAGCGGTCTGCATGCCAGTGGGTTCATGGCTGTGTTTGTCTTCGGATTCATGGTCGGGAACAAGGACGCGTTCGGATTCGCCATGAAGGAGGGTGAGCAGCAAAAACTCGATGATTTCGTGACGACCACGGCTCTGATCATGCGCATGTTCATCTTCTTCCTCCTGGGCAGTCAGGTTGATTTCGGCCTGATCACCCAATATCTCATCGGTGGTGTGGGAGTCGTTGTTGTGTTCATGCTGGTCGCCCGCCCGCTCACCGTGTTCCTCTGCGCGCTCCCCGACCGGCGGGCCCGCTGGTCGCTCAAGGAGCTGCTGTTCATGTGCTGGACCCGGGAGACCGGTGTCATTCCCGGCGCCCTGGCTGGACTGCTGCTCGGAATCGGTGCACCTGGAGCGAAACTGATCGCCTCAGTGACCTTCATCGCGATTCTGATGACGATCCTGATCCAGGCCACAACGACCCGCTGGCTCGCTTCTCGACTCGGCCTGCTCGAGGACAGCCTGCCCCTGCCCCTGCCCCAGGGCTGA
- a CDS encoding competence/damage-inducible protein A: MATPEPGTPVAEILCIGTELLLGNILNSNARWLAEELAALGLPHYRQTVVGDNRERLIQVVLEASQRCSLLVCTGGLGPTPDDLTTEALAAAFQTPLVERPEIWTEIQARLRGRGRPIAASNRKQALLPEGAELLPNPTGTAPGMIWSPRPGFTLLTFPGVPAELQAMWTATAVPWLRCHGGASAAVFESRLLRFWGIGESELAEQVSDLLALENPSVAPYVGDGEVKLRITARATTSSEALSMLEPVAADLRRRTGRLCYGSDEDTLARVVLERLRQRGQTLAVAESCTGGGIGAAISAVPGASEVFLGGVIAYANRIKSDRLGVAADLLETHGAVSDPVAIAMANGVRQRFASDWAIAVTGIAGPGGGSEAKPVGLVHIAVSGPDGCRSEAVRFSGRRGRSWIQLLTVGEALDHLRLRLVD; encoded by the coding sequence ATGGCAACCCCTGAGCCGGGTACGCCGGTTGCCGAGATCCTCTGCATCGGCACCGAGCTGTTGCTCGGCAACATCCTCAACAGCAATGCGCGCTGGCTGGCCGAGGAACTGGCCGCTCTGGGTCTTCCCCACTATCGCCAGACGGTGGTTGGTGACAACCGCGAGCGGTTGATCCAGGTGGTTCTTGAGGCCTCCCAGCGCTGCAGCCTGCTGGTCTGCACCGGTGGGCTGGGCCCGACGCCCGACGACCTGACCACCGAAGCCCTGGCGGCGGCCTTCCAGACTCCGCTGGTGGAGCGACCCGAGATCTGGACCGAGATCCAGGCCAGACTCAGGGGGCGAGGACGGCCCATCGCCGCGAGCAACCGGAAGCAGGCCCTCCTGCCGGAGGGTGCCGAGCTGCTGCCCAATCCCACCGGCACGGCGCCGGGAATGATCTGGAGTCCTCGACCCGGCTTCACCCTGCTCACCTTCCCCGGTGTGCCGGCAGAACTGCAGGCGATGTGGACCGCCACCGCCGTGCCCTGGCTCCGATGCCATGGCGGGGCTTCAGCGGCGGTGTTCGAGAGCCGCCTGCTCCGGTTCTGGGGCATCGGCGAATCGGAACTGGCCGAGCAGGTCTCCGATCTGCTGGCGCTGGAGAATCCCTCCGTGGCTCCTTACGTCGGAGATGGGGAGGTGAAGCTGCGGATCACGGCACGGGCCACCACCAGCTCCGAGGCCCTCTCCATGCTGGAGCCTGTCGCCGCAGATCTGCGTCGGCGCACCGGCCGGCTCTGCTACGGCTCCGACGAGGACACCCTGGCCAGGGTGGTGCTGGAGCGCCTGCGGCAGAGGGGCCAGACTCTGGCGGTGGCCGAGTCCTGCACCGGGGGAGGGATCGGCGCGGCCATCTCAGCTGTGCCGGGGGCTTCGGAGGTGTTCCTCGGCGGGGTGATCGCCTATGCCAATCGGATCAAATCCGACCGGCTCGGCGTGGCGGCCGACCTGCTGGAGACCCATGGGGCGGTGAGTGATCCTGTGGCGATCGCCATGGCCAACGGCGTGCGTCAGCGTTTTGCCAGTGACTGGGCCATCGCCGTGACGGGGATCGCCGGCCCAGGGGGCGGCAGCGAGGCCAAGCCGGTGGGGCTGGTTCATATCGCCGTGTCGGGGCCCGATGGTTGCCGGAGCGAGGCGGTGCGCTTCTCCGGACGCCGGGGCCGCAGCTGGATCCAGCTGCTCACCGTGGGTGAGGCTCTGGACCATCTGCGGCTGCGACTCGTGGACTAG
- a CDS encoding glycosyltransferase family 4 protein, which translates to MSMAASPLAAAFLTFLIAALLTALIVPLVRRVGLRYGLFDPPDTRKQHDIPMVRLGGIGMVAGFSLALAFTWALGGFGNLAPDRDQLIWTTLAGALCYFVIGLADDLFALPPLPRLAGQVAVAMAVWSQGVRIGAIDLPLGFFGLPALAFSLPDSLSLLATVIWLVGITNAINWIDGLDGLAAGVGGIAAVGLLSVSFSLQQSAAGLLAAALAGACLGFLRHNFNPARIFMGDGGSYFLGFALAAISIVGPAKGLTTVSLLFPLLILSLPLADMSAVIMGRLSDGHSPFYPDRRHLHHRLLRAGLSHRRTVLLIYAFTQWLAALALVAANVELRFLWLALATAVLIGAVLGSRRQLTAPDIPSSCDAARDGNP; encoded by the coding sequence GTGAGCATGGCCGCCAGTCCGCTCGCCGCGGCCTTCCTGACCTTCCTGATCGCGGCGCTGCTCACGGCTCTGATCGTGCCGCTGGTGCGACGCGTGGGGCTGCGCTACGGCCTCTTCGACCCTCCCGACACGCGCAAGCAGCACGACATCCCGATGGTGCGGCTGGGGGGGATCGGCATGGTGGCGGGGTTTTCCCTGGCCCTGGCCTTCACCTGGGCCCTCGGGGGCTTCGGCAACCTGGCCCCGGACAGGGACCAGCTCATCTGGACCACCCTGGCCGGCGCACTCTGTTATTTCGTCATCGGGCTGGCCGATGACCTCTTCGCCCTGCCCCCCCTGCCGCGCCTGGCCGGCCAGGTGGCCGTGGCCATGGCCGTCTGGAGCCAGGGGGTGCGCATCGGAGCGATCGATCTGCCCCTGGGCTTCTTCGGCCTGCCCGCTCTGGCCTTCTCGCTTCCCGACAGCCTCAGCCTGCTGGCCACGGTGATCTGGCTGGTGGGCATCACCAACGCCATCAACTGGATCGATGGGCTCGATGGCCTTGCTGCCGGCGTGGGTGGCATCGCGGCAGTGGGGTTGCTTTCGGTGAGTTTCAGCCTGCAGCAGAGCGCGGCCGGTCTGCTGGCCGCCGCCCTGGCCGGCGCCTGCCTGGGCTTCCTCCGCCACAACTTCAACCCCGCCCGGATCTTCATGGGAGATGGCGGCTCCTATTTCCTGGGCTTTGCCCTGGCGGCGATCAGCATCGTCGGTCCGGCCAAGGGGCTCACCACCGTCAGCCTGTTGTTCCCGCTGCTGATTCTCTCGCTGCCCCTGGCCGATATGTCGGCCGTGATCATGGGCCGGCTCAGCGACGGCCACTCCCCCTTCTATCCCGACCGTCGCCATCTCCACCACCGGCTGCTGCGCGCCGGCCTCAGTCACCGCCGCACGGTGCTGCTGATCTACGCCTTCACCCAGTGGCTGGCGGCCCTGGCTCTGGTGGCGGCCAATGTGGAACTGCGCTTCCTCTGGCTGGCGCTGGCCACCGCCGTGCTGATCGGCGCGGTGCTGGGATCCCGTCGTCAGCTCACCGCCCCTGACATCCCCTCCTCCTGCGACGCGGCCCGCGATGGCAACCCCTGA
- the glyA gene encoding serine hydroxymethyltransferase produces the protein MVDATGTPLNQSLAAGDPAIAALIGRELERQQSHLELIASENFASRAVMEAQGSVLTNKYAEGLPHKRYYGGCEHVDAIEELAIARARQLFGAAWANVQPHSGAQANFAVFLALLQPGDTILGMDLSHGGHLTHGSPVNVSGKWFKAVHYGVDPHTHQLDYDAIRALAEQHRPRLIICGYSAYPRTIDFAAFRSIADSVDAFLLADMAHIAGLVAAGAHPSPIPHCHVVTTTTHKTLRGPRGGLILCNDAEFGKRFDKAVFPGSQGGPLEHVVAAKAVAFGEALQPSFRAYSQQVIRNAQVLAERIQERGIAVVSGGTDNHLVLLDLRSIGLTGKVADLLVSEVNITANKNTVPFDPESPFVTSGLRLGTAALTTRGFNTDDFVEVADVIADRLLHPDDSVIELRCRERVRALCERHPLYGPSRIPLPA, from the coding sequence ATGGTGGATGCCACCGGTACGCCTCTGAACCAGTCCCTGGCGGCCGGTGATCCCGCCATCGCCGCCCTGATCGGTCGGGAGCTGGAGCGTCAGCAGAGCCATCTCGAGCTGATCGCCAGCGAGAATTTCGCCTCCAGGGCCGTGATGGAGGCCCAGGGATCGGTGCTCACCAACAAGTACGCCGAAGGCCTCCCCCACAAGCGTTACTACGGAGGCTGTGAGCATGTCGACGCGATCGAGGAGCTGGCCATTGCCCGGGCCCGCCAGCTGTTCGGGGCCGCCTGGGCGAACGTGCAGCCCCACAGCGGTGCCCAGGCCAACTTCGCCGTGTTCCTGGCGCTGCTTCAGCCCGGTGACACGATCCTGGGCATGGACCTCTCCCATGGCGGCCATCTCACCCATGGATCGCCGGTGAATGTCTCGGGCAAATGGTTCAAGGCCGTCCATTACGGCGTCGATCCCCACACCCATCAGCTCGACTACGACGCCATCCGGGCCCTGGCGGAGCAGCACCGCCCCCGCCTGATCATCTGCGGCTATTCCGCCTACCCCCGCACGATCGACTTCGCGGCCTTCCGCTCGATCGCTGATTCCGTCGATGCCTTCCTGCTGGCCGACATGGCCCACATCGCCGGTCTGGTGGCGGCAGGGGCCCATCCCAGCCCCATTCCCCACTGCCATGTGGTCACCACCACCACCCACAAGACCCTGCGAGGGCCCCGTGGCGGTCTGATCCTCTGCAATGACGCCGAGTTCGGCAAACGCTTCGACAAGGCCGTCTTCCCCGGCAGTCAGGGCGGGCCCTTGGAACATGTGGTGGCCGCGAAGGCGGTGGCCTTCGGTGAGGCCCTGCAGCCCTCCTTCCGGGCCTACAGCCAGCAGGTGATCCGCAATGCCCAGGTCCTGGCCGAGCGGATTCAGGAGCGCGGCATCGCCGTGGTCTCCGGGGGCACCGACAATCACCTGGTGCTGCTCGACCTGCGCTCGATCGGCCTCACCGGCAAGGTGGCCGACCTGCTGGTGAGCGAGGTGAACATCACGGCCAACAAGAACACCGTGCCGTTCGATCCTGAATCGCCCTTCGTCACCAGTGGTCTGCGCCTCGGCACCGCCGCCCTCACCACCCGGGGCTTCAACACCGATGATTTCGTCGAGGTGGCCGATGTGATCGCCGACCGGCTGCTTCATCCCGACGACAGCGTCATCGAGCTGCGCTGCCGTGAGCGCGTGCGGGCCCTCTGCGAGCGCCATCCTCTCTACGGGCCTAGCCGCATTCCTCTGCCGGCCTGA
- a CDS encoding DUF3181 family protein, with the protein MSLTATELEELSLALADRLYIQVANWHLYLGDAGLAMTLAIECAARLDQGPGVCARQALEAVQVPIGGGSSRLPLARLLPPGQLRDLEDVLENVGH; encoded by the coding sequence GTGAGCCTGACGGCAACCGAACTCGAGGAGCTGAGCCTGGCCCTGGCCGACCGCCTGTACATCCAGGTGGCGAACTGGCATCTCTACCTGGGCGACGCCGGTCTGGCGATGACCCTGGCGATCGAATGCGCGGCGCGGCTCGATCAGGGGCCAGGGGTGTGCGCCCGCCAGGCCCTCGAAGCCGTCCAGGTGCCGATCGGCGGAGGCTCCAGCCGCCTGCCCCTGGCCCGCCTTCTCCCCCCCGGACAGTTGCGCGATCTCGAGGATGTGCTCGAGAACGTGGGCCACTGA
- a CDS encoding cytochrome-c oxidase yields the protein MLVIEVTNAREVVRQRIGPLGGRLIGKVVDAEAQVEKALIQELENAFRDFGIEARIFSVDGPQMLGRSHLEIPVQVREERRVTLRTPD from the coding sequence ATGCTGGTCATCGAGGTCACCAATGCCCGAGAGGTGGTGCGTCAGCGCATCGGTCCCCTGGGCGGCCGCTTGATCGGCAAGGTCGTCGATGCCGAGGCCCAGGTGGAGAAGGCCCTGATCCAGGAACTGGAGAACGCCTTTCGTGATTTCGGGATCGAGGCGCGGATCTTCTCGGTGGATGGCCCCCAGATGCTCGGCCGCAGCCACCTGGAGATCCCGGTCCAGGTGCGCGAGGAACGCCGGGTGACCCTCAGGACCCCCGACTGA
- the murJ gene encoding murein biosynthesis integral membrane protein MurJ, with protein MAKSLRRIALIVAVATALSKVAGLLRQQVIAAAFGVGAAYDAYNYAYVLPGFLLILLGGINGPFHSAMVSVLARRPREEGAHVLAAINTLVGVGLLAVTVLLLVAADPLITLVGPGLDAERHAIAVLQLRWMAPMALFAGLIGLGFGALNAADVFWLPSVSPLLSSVAMIAGIGLLWFQLGAEIALPATAVLGGIVLAATTTLGAVLQWLIQLPALAKQGLHRFQLVWDWKHEGVREVMQVMGPATLSSGMLQINVFTDLFFASGIVGAAAGLGYANLLVQTPLGLLSNALLVPLLPVFARLTAPADRPALVDRIRQGLMLSTASMMPLGALFVALASPIVAVIYERGAFDRGAALLVASLLMAYGVGMPAYLGRDVLVRVLYALGDGTTPFRFSLAGIGFNVIFDWILVGGPTPWGLQLPALNFGAPGLVLATVAVNLLTCAGLLLALQRRLGGLPLRVWGRDSLLLLLAAVAGGLAAWLLSSFVGWPGGLLGQLLQCSLSAGLGLALYGLIASWAEVPEARDLALQVRARFSRGS; from the coding sequence ATGGCGAAATCCCTGCGGCGCATCGCCTTGATCGTGGCGGTGGCCACGGCCCTGAGCAAGGTGGCCGGTCTGCTGCGCCAGCAGGTGATCGCCGCCGCCTTCGGGGTGGGGGCCGCCTACGACGCCTACAACTACGCCTATGTGCTGCCGGGATTCCTGCTGATCCTGCTGGGGGGCATCAACGGGCCGTTCCACAGCGCCATGGTGAGCGTGCTGGCCCGCCGCCCCCGCGAGGAGGGCGCCCACGTGCTGGCGGCCATCAACACCCTGGTGGGGGTGGGCCTGCTGGCGGTGACGGTGCTGCTGCTGGTGGCCGCCGATCCCCTGATCACCCTTGTGGGGCCTGGACTCGATGCGGAGCGCCACGCCATCGCCGTGCTGCAGCTGCGCTGGATGGCGCCGATGGCCCTGTTCGCCGGCCTGATCGGCCTCGGTTTCGGGGCCCTCAATGCAGCCGATGTCTTCTGGCTGCCGTCGGTGAGCCCGCTGCTGTCGAGCGTGGCGATGATCGCCGGCATCGGCCTGCTCTGGTTTCAGCTCGGTGCGGAGATCGCCCTGCCGGCCACTGCGGTCCTCGGGGGGATCGTGCTGGCGGCCACCACCACCCTCGGGGCGGTGCTGCAGTGGCTGATCCAGCTGCCCGCTCTGGCGAAGCAGGGCCTGCATCGTTTCCAGCTGGTCTGGGACTGGAAGCACGAGGGCGTGCGCGAGGTGATGCAGGTGATGGGCCCAGCCACGCTCTCCTCGGGGATGCTGCAGATCAACGTCTTCACGGATCTGTTCTTCGCCTCCGGCATCGTCGGCGCCGCCGCTGGACTGGGCTACGCGAACCTGCTGGTGCAGACGCCCCTGGGCCTGCTCTCCAACGCGCTGCTGGTCCCCCTGCTGCCGGTGTTCGCCAGGCTCACGGCCCCGGCGGATCGCCCCGCCCTGGTGGACCGGATCCGCCAGGGCCTGATGCTCTCCACGGCCAGCATGATGCCGCTGGGAGCTCTGTTCGTGGCCCTGGCCTCTCCGATCGTGGCCGTGATCTACGAGCGGGGCGCTTTCGACCGGGGGGCGGCGCTGCTGGTGGCCAGCCTGCTGATGGCCTACGGCGTGGGCATGCCGGCTTACCTCGGCCGCGATGTGCTGGTGCGGGTGCTCTATGCCCTCGGCGATGGCACGACCCCCTTTCGCTTCTCCCTGGCCGGAATCGGCTTCAACGTCATCTTCGACTGGATTCTCGTGGGCGGGCCCACTCCCTGGGGGCTGCAGCTGCCCGCCCTGAATTTCGGCGCCCCAGGCCTGGTGCTGGCCACGGTGGCGGTGAACCTGCTCACCTGCGCGGGATTGCTGCTGGCGCTGCAACGGCGCCTGGGGGGGCTCCCCCTGCGGGTCTGGGGACGGGACAGCCTGTTGCTGCTGCTGGCCGCCGTGGCGGGGGGGCTGGCCGCCTGGCTGCTCTCCAGCTTCGTGGGCTGGCCAGGCGGCCTGCTCGGCCAGCTGCTGCAGTGCTCCCTGAGTGCCGGCCTGGGGCTGGCGCTCTACGGCCTGATCGCCAGCTGGGCTGAGGTGCCCGAGGCCCGCGATCTGGCCCTGCAGGTGCGCGCTCGTTTCAGTCGGGGGTCCTGA
- the sfsA gene encoding DNA/RNA nuclease SfsA: MPDPKPSPSPAGAVAPSLDPPGGRLILPLQNLVEGVLLRRYKRFLADVELADGRVVTAHCPNTGPMTGVLLQGGRVRLRHDPRPERKLAWTWEQSLVDGSDGEPCWVGVNTALPNRLVRATIEAGCLEPWLGPIGSIRAEVAYGKGGRSRIDLLLSPAAGAPDPRPIYLEVKNTTWSRGELALFPDTVTERGQKHLLELMAVAPEARGLLVPCLSRGDVTSFAPGDSADPRYGELFREALSAGVEVLPLRYRFSAEAVSWLGVAELIPRDPETLPA, translated from the coding sequence ATGCCGGATCCGAAGCCCAGCCCCAGCCCTGCCGGTGCCGTCGCCCCCTCGCTCGACCCGCCCGGCGGCAGGCTGATCCTGCCGCTGCAGAACCTGGTGGAGGGAGTGCTGCTGCGGCGCTACAAACGCTTCCTGGCGGATGTGGAACTGGCTGACGGCCGGGTGGTGACCGCCCATTGCCCCAACACGGGCCCGATGACCGGGGTGCTCCTCCAGGGAGGGCGAGTGCGTCTGCGCCACGACCCCAGGCCCGAACGCAAGCTGGCCTGGACCTGGGAGCAGTCCCTCGTGGACGGCAGTGACGGGGAGCCCTGCTGGGTGGGGGTGAACACGGCTCTGCCCAACCGGCTGGTGCGGGCCACGATCGAAGCGGGCTGCCTGGAGCCCTGGCTGGGACCGATCGGCTCGATCCGCGCCGAGGTGGCCTACGGCAAAGGCGGCCGCAGCCGGATCGACCTGCTGCTGAGCCCAGCCGCCGGGGCCCCGGATCCCCGCCCGATCTACCTGGAGGTGAAGAACACCACCTGGAGCCGTGGGGAGCTGGCCCTCTTCCCCGACACGGTCACCGAGAGGGGACAGAAGCACCTGCTGGAGCTGATGGCGGTCGCCCCCGAGGCCCGTGGGCTGCTTGTTCCCTGCCTGAGCCGCGGCGACGTGACGTCCTTCGCCCCGGGAGATTCGGCCGATCCCCGCTACGGCGAGCTGTTCCGGGAGGCCCTCTCGGCGGGGGTGGAGGTGCTGCCTCTGCGCTACCGCTTCAGCGCCGAGGCCGTGAGCTGGCTCGGTGTTGCCGAACTGATTCCGCGGGACCCCGAAACCCTCCCTGCGTGA